From Weissella diestrammenae, a single genomic window includes:
- the rpsE gene encoding 30S ribosomal protein S5 — protein MAFIDPKTLGELEENVVAINRVTKVVKGGRRLRFAALVVVGDRNGHVGFGTGKAQEVPEAIRKAIEAAKRNIVAVPTVGTTLPHSALGIFGGGRILLKPAAEGSGVAAGGAARAVLELAGIADVSAKSLGSATPINVVRATFEAISELKNAEEVADLRQVALEHLAD, from the coding sequence ATGGCATTTATCGATCCAAAGACTCTTGGTGAGCTCGAAGAAAACGTCGTAGCCATCAACCGTGTTACTAAGGTTGTTAAGGGTGGACGTCGTTTGCGTTTTGCTGCTTTGGTTGTTGTTGGTGATCGTAACGGTCACGTCGGCTTTGGTACAGGTAAGGCTCAGGAAGTTCCTGAAGCCATCCGCAAGGCTATTGAAGCCGCAAAGCGTAATATCGTTGCCGTACCAACTGTTGGTACAACTCTTCCTCACTCTGCATTGGGTATCTTCGGTGGTGGTCGCATTTTGCTTAAGCCAGCCGCTGAAGGTTCTGGAGTAGCTGCCGGTGGTGCTGCTCGTGCCGTTTTGGAATTGGCTGGAATTGCTGACGTGTCTGCAAAGTCACTTGGTTCAGCAACACCAATCAACGTTGTACGCGCAACTTTCGAAGCAATTTCTGAATTGAAGAACGCTGAAGAAGTCGCTGATTTGCGTCAGGTCGCTCTTGAGCACTTGGCAGATTAA
- the rplR gene encoding 50S ribosomal protein L18, whose product MITKSDKNKVRQHRHTRVRGKISGTAERPRLNVFRSNKNIYAQLIDDVAGVTLASASTLDASIAEAPKTEQATKVGALIADRAKAAGIEDVVFDRGGYLYHGRVKALAESAREAGLKF is encoded by the coding sequence ATGATTACGAAGTCAGACAAGAATAAAGTGCGTCAACACCGACACACTCGAGTTCGTGGTAAGATTTCTGGTACTGCAGAGCGCCCACGCTTGAACGTTTTCCGTTCTAACAAAAACATCTACGCTCAATTAATTGATGACGTAGCGGGTGTGACGCTTGCTAGTGCCTCAACTTTGGACGCTTCAATTGCTGAAGCACCAAAAACTGAACAAGCAACAAAAGTTGGTGCATTAATTGCTGACCGTGCTAAGGCTGCTGGGATCGAAGACGTTGTTTTCGATCGTGGTGGATACTTGTATCACGGACGTGTTAAGGCATTGGCCGAATCAGCTCGTGAAGCTGGTTTGAAGTTCTAA
- the rplN gene encoding 50S ribosomal protein L14 → MIQQESRLKVADNSGAREILTIKVLGGSGRKFAGIGDMIVATVKQAIPGGTVKKGDVVKAVIVRTVSSTHRADGSYIKFDENAAVIVKDDKSPVGTRIFGPVARELRDNDYMRIVSLAPEVL, encoded by the coding sequence GTGATTCAACAAGAAAGTCGTTTGAAAGTTGCTGATAACTCAGGAGCACGTGAAATCTTAACTATTAAGGTTTTGGGTGGTTCAGGGCGTAAGTTCGCCGGAATCGGTGACATGATCGTTGCAACAGTAAAGCAAGCTATTCCTGGTGGAACTGTTAAGAAGGGTGACGTCGTAAAGGCGGTTATCGTTCGTACTGTTTCATCAACACACCGTGCAGATGGTTCATACATCAAGTTTGATGAGAACGCTGCTGTTATCGTTAAAGATGATAAGAGTCCTGTTGGAACTCGTATCTTCGGCCCTGTTGCACGTGAATTACGTGACAACGATTACATGCGTATTGTGTCATTGGCACCAGAAGTATTGTAA
- the rpsS gene encoding 30S ribosomal protein S19, whose product MGRSLKKGPFADAHLLKKVEAANASEKQVVIKTWSRRSTIFPSFIGLTFAVYDGRKHVPVLVQEDMVGHKLGEFVPTRTFHGHAADDKKTKRK is encoded by the coding sequence ATGGGTCGCAGCCTGAAGAAGGGGCCATTTGCTGACGCTCACTTGTTGAAGAAAGTTGAAGCAGCTAATGCTTCTGAAAAACAAGTCGTTATCAAGACATGGTCACGTCGTTCAACGATTTTCCCAAGCTTCATCGGATTGACATTTGCCGTTTACGATGGTCGTAAGCATGTGCCAGTGTTGGTACAAGAAGACATGGTCGGTCACAAGCTTGGTGAATTTGTCCCTACGCGTACATTCCATGGACACGCAGCGGATGATAAGAAAACAAAGCGTAAGTAA
- the rplX gene encoding 50S ribosomal protein L24, translating to MFVKTGDKVKVIAGKDKGKEGVIVKTIAAKDRVVVEGVNIMKKHQKPNNQYPQGGIIELEAPIHVSNVQLLDPSTNEPTRVGVKIEDGKKVRVSKKSGTAL from the coding sequence ATGTTTGTGAAGACAGGTGACAAGGTTAAGGTTATCGCCGGCAAGGACAAAGGCAAGGAAGGCGTAATTGTTAAAACAATTGCAGCTAAAGACCGTGTTGTTGTCGAAGGTGTGAATATTATGAAGAAGCACCAAAAGCCTAATAACCAATACCCACAAGGTGGAATTATCGAGCTTGAAGCTCCTATCCACGTATCAAACGTACAATTGCTTGACCCTTCAACTAATGAACCAACGCGTGTTGGTGTCAAGATTGAAGATGGTAAGAAGGTACGCGTATCAAAGAAGTCTGGAACGGCTTTGTAA
- the rpsC gene encoding 30S ribosomal protein S3, which yields MGQKINPTGFRVGIIRDWDAKWYANKKDYATLLLEDMKLRKYIETKLADASVSRIEIERTANRVNVSIHTAKPGMVIGKGGSEVDALRSKLTQLVAKGERVHINIIEIKKPDLDAHLVGSQIAQDLERRVAFRRAMRGAIQRAMRAGAKGIKTQVAGRLNGADIARIEQYTEGTVPLHTLRADIDYSWDEATTTYGQLGIKTWIYRGDILPEKKSKSKEAK from the coding sequence ATGGGTCAAAAGATTAACCCAACTGGTTTCCGTGTCGGAATCATCCGCGACTGGGATGCAAAATGGTACGCAAACAAGAAGGACTATGCAACGTTATTGTTAGAAGACATGAAATTGCGTAAGTATATCGAGACTAAGTTAGCTGATGCATCAGTTTCACGTATTGAAATTGAGCGTACTGCTAACCGTGTTAACGTCTCAATCCACACTGCTAAGCCTGGAATGGTTATTGGTAAGGGTGGATCTGAAGTTGATGCATTGCGTAGCAAGTTGACACAATTAGTGGCAAAGGGTGAACGCGTACACATTAACATCATTGAGATTAAAAAGCCTGATTTGGACGCTCACTTGGTTGGGTCACAAATTGCACAAGACTTGGAGCGCCGTGTGGCCTTCCGTCGTGCAATGCGTGGTGCAATCCAACGTGCAATGCGTGCTGGTGCCAAGGGTATCAAGACACAAGTTGCTGGACGTCTAAACGGTGCAGACATTGCTCGTATTGAGCAATACACTGAGGGAACAGTGCCATTGCACACATTGCGTGCAGACATTGATTACTCTTGGGATGAGGCAACTACCACATACGGTCAACTAGGTATTAAAACTTGGATTTACCGTGGTGATATCTTGCCAGAGAAGAAGTCTAAGAGCAAGGAGGCGAAGTAA
- the rplV gene encoding 50S ribosomal protein L22 — protein MAEQITSARATAKIVRVAPRKVRLVLDQIRGKRVAEAFAILQFWPNHSSEDVYKVLNSAVANAENNFSLDREDLVVAEAFANEGPTLKRFRPRAKGSASPINKRTSHISIVVKEK, from the coding sequence ATGGCTGAACAAATCACGTCAGCACGCGCCACAGCGAAAATCGTTCGTGTCGCACCACGTAAGGTCCGCCTTGTGCTTGACCAAATTCGTGGAAAGCGAGTGGCAGAAGCATTTGCAATTTTGCAATTTTGGCCTAACCACTCATCAGAAGATGTTTATAAGGTGTTGAACTCAGCTGTTGCTAACGCTGAGAACAACTTCTCACTAGATCGCGAAGATTTGGTAGTTGCAGAAGCCTTTGCTAACGAAGGACCAACGCTTAAGCGTTTCCGTCCCCGTGCCAAGGGCTCAGCTTCACCAATCAATAAGCGCACAAGCCACATTTCAATTGTGGTAAAAGAAAAGTAA
- the rplP gene encoding 50S ribosomal protein L16 yields MLVPKRVKYRKPHRGHMRGEAKGGKTVAFGEYGLQAVTSHWISNRQIEAARIAMTRHMKRGGKVWIKIFPHLSYTSKGVGVRMGNGKGAPVGWVAPVKRGKVLFEVAGVPEEVAREALRLAANKLPVKTKILTRQVEGE; encoded by the coding sequence ATGCTAGTTCCAAAGCGTGTTAAGTACCGCAAGCCACATCGTGGTCACATGCGCGGTGAAGCTAAGGGTGGTAAAACAGTTGCATTCGGTGAATACGGATTGCAAGCTGTGACATCACACTGGATTTCAAACCGCCAAATTGAAGCTGCTCGTATCGCTATGACGCGTCACATGAAGCGTGGTGGTAAGGTGTGGATCAAGATTTTCCCACACTTGTCATACACTTCTAAGGGTGTCGGAGTTCGTATGGGTAACGGTAAGGGTGCGCCTGTAGGTTGGGTTGCCCCAGTCAAGCGCGGCAAGGTTTTGTTCGAAGTTGCCGGTGTTCCTGAAGAAGTTGCCCGTGAAGCCCTACGCCTTGCAGCTAACAAGTTGCCAGTTAAGACTAAAATCTTAACTCGCCAAGTGGAGGGTGAATAA
- the rpsQ gene encoding 30S ribosomal protein S17 — protein MTEARNARKVYTGRVVSDKMEKTITVAIETYKNHPVYGKRVKYTKKFKAHDENNEAKAGDVVRIMETRPTSATKRFRLVEIVEKAVII, from the coding sequence ATGACTGAAGCTCGTAACGCACGTAAGGTTTACACAGGCCGCGTGGTTTCAGATAAGATGGAAAAAACAATTACTGTTGCCATCGAAACTTACAAAAACCACCCAGTTTATGGTAAGCGTGTTAAGTACACGAAGAAGTTTAAGGCTCACGATGAGAACAACGAAGCTAAAGCAGGAGATGTCGTACGCATCATGGAGACGCGTCCAACTTCTGCAACAAAGCGCTTCCGTTTGGTAGAAATCGTCGAGAAGGCCGTTATTATCTAA
- the rpsH gene encoding 30S ribosomal protein S8 — MSMTDPIADFLTRIRNANMVRHDSVEVPASKIKKDIAEILKNEGFVRDVEYIDDDKQGVIRVFLKYGAEKQRVISGLKRISKPGLRSYVKADSLPKVLNGLGIAIISTSEGVITDKEARAKNIGGEVLAYVW; from the coding sequence ATGTCAATGACTGACCCAATTGCAGATTTCTTGACTCGCATTCGTAACGCCAACATGGTTCGTCACGATTCAGTTGAAGTTCCTGCATCAAAGATCAAGAAAGACATCGCCGAAATTTTGAAAAATGAAGGCTTTGTCCGCGACGTTGAATACATTGATGATGACAAGCAAGGCGTAATCCGCGTCTTCCTTAAGTATGGTGCTGAAAAGCAACGTGTTATCTCAGGTTTGAAGCGTATTTCAAAGCCTGGATTGCGTTCATACGTTAAAGCTGATTCATTACCAAAGGTTTTGAATGGTTTAGGAATTGCTATCATCTCAACTTCTGAAGGTGTTATCACCGATAAAGAAGCTCGCGCCAAGAACATTGGTGGCGAGGTATTGGCATACGTTTGGTAA
- the rpmC gene encoding 50S ribosomal protein L29, with protein sequence MKTKDLQNEIKGLSTAELVAKEKSYKEELFNLRFQLATGQLENTARLSEVRKQIARIKTVIRQQELNK encoded by the coding sequence ATGAAGACCAAAGATTTACAAAACGAAATCAAGGGCCTCAGCACAGCTGAATTGGTGGCTAAGGAAAAGAGCTACAAGGAAGAGTTGTTTAACTTACGTTTCCAACTAGCTACTGGTCAACTTGAAAACACGGCTCGTTTGTCAGAAGTACGTAAGCAAATTGCTCGTATTAAGACTGTGATTCGTCAACAAGAATTGAACAAGTAG
- the rplE gene encoding 50S ribosomal protein L5 encodes MANRLKEKYVNEVQPSLIEKFNYSSIMQTPKIEKIVLNMGVGDAVSNSKNLDEAVAELELIAGQKPVVTRAKKSIAGFRLREGMAIGTKVTLRGERMYDFLDKLINVSLPRVRDFRGVSPKAFDGRGNYTLGIREQLIFPEIDYDAVNRVRGLDIVIVTTANSDEESREMLTQLGMPFTK; translated from the coding sequence ATGGCAAATCGCTTGAAAGAAAAGTATGTTAATGAAGTTCAACCTTCATTGATCGAAAAGTTTAACTACAGCTCAATTATGCAAACACCTAAGATCGAAAAGATTGTTTTGAATATGGGTGTTGGTGATGCTGTATCAAACTCAAAGAACTTAGATGAAGCTGTTGCAGAATTAGAATTGATTGCTGGTCAAAAGCCAGTGGTTACTCGTGCAAAGAAGTCAATCGCTGGCTTCCGTTTGCGTGAAGGAATGGCTATCGGAACTAAAGTTACTTTGCGTGGGGAACGTATGTATGACTTCTTAGATAAGTTGATCAACGTTTCATTACCACGTGTTCGTGACTTCCGTGGTGTTTCACCAAAGGCCTTTGATGGTCGCGGAAATTACACATTGGGAATCCGTGAGCAACTTATTTTCCCAGAAATTGATTACGATGCAGTTAACCGCGTACGTGGATTAGACATTGTTATCGTAACCACTGCAAATTCTGATGAAGAATCACGTGAAATGCTTACTCAATTGGGTATGCCTTTCACTAAGTAA
- the rplF gene encoding 50S ribosomal protein L6 — protein sequence MSRIGNKILTLPAGVEIKREGDVVTVKGPKGELSREIASVITFTVDGPEVKFERPSDDGKIKALHGTTRANVANMVEGVSEGFKKTLKLVGVGYRAAKQGNKLVLNVGYSHPVEFEDRDGLTVEVPDSVTVIVSGISKQKVGDLSAEIRAVRAPEPYKGKGIRYENEYVARKEGKTGK from the coding sequence ATGAGTCGTATTGGTAACAAGATTTTGACTTTGCCTGCTGGCGTTGAAATTAAACGCGAAGGTGACGTTGTTACTGTTAAAGGACCTAAGGGTGAATTGTCACGCGAAATCGCATCAGTAATCACTTTTACTGTTGATGGTCCTGAAGTAAAGTTTGAACGTCCTTCAGACGATGGAAAAATCAAGGCTTTGCACGGTACAACCCGTGCCAATGTAGCCAACATGGTTGAGGGTGTCTCAGAAGGCTTCAAAAAGACTTTGAAGCTTGTCGGTGTTGGTTACCGTGCAGCCAAGCAAGGCAACAAGCTTGTGTTGAACGTTGGTTACTCACACCCAGTTGAATTTGAAGACCGCGATGGTTTGACTGTTGAAGTACCTGATTCAGTAACGGTTATTGTTTCTGGTATTTCAAAGCAAAAGGTTGGAGATTTATCTGCTGAGATCCGTGCCGTTCGTGCACCTGAACCTTATAAGGGTAAGGGAATCCGTTACGAAAATGAATACGTTGCACGTAAGGAAGGTAAGACTGGTAAGTAA